Proteins encoded in a region of the Marinomonas maritima genome:
- a CDS encoding rod shape-determining protein, with product MFKKIRGMFSSDLSIDLGTANTLIYVRGRGIVLDEPSVVAIRHNGNQKTVASVGTDAKRMLGRTPGNITAIRPMKDGVIADFHVTEKMLQYFIAKVHENSFLKPSPRVLVCVPCKSTQVERRAIKESALGAGAREVYIIEEPMAAAIGAGLPVAEASGSMVIDIGGGTTEIAIISLNGIVTSESIRVGGDRFDEAITTYVRRQYGSLIGDATAERIKTEIGMAYHTGEELQIDVRGRNLAEGIPRSFVLSSTEILEALQEPLAQIVQAIKGVLEQSPPELAADIGETGLVLTGGGALLREIDRLISEETGLPVIIADDPLTCVARGGGMALELMDKHASELFTEDNE from the coding sequence ATGTTTAAGAAAATCAGGGGAATGTTTTCAAGCGATTTGTCTATTGACCTAGGGACGGCAAATACCCTTATTTACGTTCGTGGTCGCGGAATCGTGCTTGATGAGCCATCTGTAGTAGCCATTCGTCATAATGGGAATCAGAAAACAGTCGCGTCAGTTGGTACTGATGCAAAGCGTATGTTAGGCCGAACGCCAGGTAATATTACGGCGATTCGACCAATGAAAGACGGCGTTATTGCTGATTTTCATGTTACAGAAAAGATGCTTCAGTACTTTATTGCAAAAGTGCACGAGAATAGTTTTTTGAAACCAAGCCCACGCGTTTTGGTTTGTGTTCCCTGTAAGTCTACCCAAGTCGAACGTCGTGCTATTAAAGAGTCTGCGTTGGGTGCAGGTGCACGTGAAGTTTATATTATTGAAGAGCCAATGGCGGCCGCGATTGGTGCTGGTCTTCCTGTCGCTGAGGCGTCAGGTTCAATGGTGATTGATATTGGTGGCGGTACAACCGAGATCGCTATCATTTCGTTAAATGGTATAGTTACATCGGAGTCAATCCGTGTTGGTGGTGACCGTTTTGATGAAGCCATTACGACCTATGTCCGTCGTCAATACGGCAGTTTGATTGGTGATGCTACCGCGGAACGTATTAAGACGGAAATCGGTATGGCTTACCATACAGGTGAAGAATTACAGATCGATGTTCGTGGTCGTAATTTAGCGGAAGGTATTCCACGCTCTTTCGTTCTGAGCAGTACGGAAATCCTAGAAGCGCTGCAAGAACCGCTTGCTCAAATCGTTCAAGCGATTAAAGGTGTTCTTGAGCAGTCACCTCCAGAATTGGCTGCAGATATCGGCGAGACTGGCTTGGTGTTAACTGGCGGTGGTGCTTTGTTACGTGAGATTGATCGTCTGATCAGTGAAGAAACGGGCTTGCCTGTCATTATTGCTGATGACCCTTTGACCTGTGTTGCTCGAGGTGGTGGTATGGCGTTAGAGTTGATGGATAAACACGCATCCGAACTATTTACTGAAGATAATGAGTAA
- the mreD gene encoding rod shape-determining protein MreD, with translation MKPIFVFCITLLTALMLEAVPFPEELVWFRPEWALLVILYWVIALPFRVGVGLAWFLGLMVDLLQGGIIGQHSLTYVIIAYTCAVFYKRLRMYHRWQQGFFVCCLVSINQLVDFWVDHYLGHAEPTLMIFMPAVMTGLLWPWSFIILRSVRRIYAIR, from the coding sequence ATGAAACCGATTTTTGTATTTTGTATTACGTTATTAACGGCCTTGATGCTTGAAGCGGTGCCTTTTCCCGAAGAGCTTGTATGGTTTCGTCCTGAGTGGGCTTTATTGGTCATTTTATATTGGGTGATTGCTTTACCTTTTCGTGTTGGCGTTGGTTTGGCTTGGTTCTTGGGGTTGATGGTTGATTTATTGCAAGGTGGGATAATTGGTCAGCATTCTCTCACATATGTGATTATCGCCTATACTTGCGCTGTGTTTTATAAGCGATTGAGGATGTACCATCGTTGGCAACAAGGCTTTTTTGTATGCTGTTTGGTTAGTATTAATCAATTAGTTGATTTTTGGGTCGATCATTATCTTGGGCATGCAGAGCCAACATTAATGATCTTTATGCCGGCTGTGATGACGGGGTTGTTATGGCCTTGGTCTTTTATTATTTTGCGCAGTGTGCGCCGTATTTACGCTATCCGCTAG
- a CDS encoding Maf family protein, protein MLVLASASPRRKELLSLLVKEFEVLPADIDETPLYQENAEDYVVRMAMEKASAAALKYRQQADFDLSAIFIASDTSVVIDGRILGKPASLEDSLSMLRLLSGRSHKVITSLCFSNLQLEHIATKLVVSDVLFREISNVEIEQYWKTGEPQDKAGSYAIQGLGAIFVRSISGSYSAVVGLPLYETAQLLSQFGIHSLEEMSHE, encoded by the coding sequence ATGCTTGTTTTGGCTTCAGCTTCGCCAAGAAGAAAAGAACTACTGAGTCTCTTGGTTAAAGAATTTGAGGTTTTGCCGGCCGATATTGATGAAACACCGTTGTACCAAGAAAATGCGGAGGATTATGTTGTTCGCATGGCAATGGAGAAGGCAAGTGCTGCAGCGCTGAAATATAGACAGCAAGCCGACTTTGATTTGTCAGCTATTTTTATTGCTTCAGATACAAGTGTTGTCATTGATGGACGCATTTTAGGTAAACCCGCTTCACTTGAAGACTCTCTTTCTATGTTAAGGCTTCTTTCTGGCCGCTCCCATAAAGTGATTACCTCTCTATGTTTTTCTAACTTACAGCTTGAACATATAGCAACAAAACTTGTTGTCAGTGATGTGCTGTTTCGTGAGATCTCTAATGTTGAAATAGAGCAATATTGGAAGACGGGTGAACCTCAAGATAAAGCGGGTTCTTATGCTATTCAAGGGTTGGGCGCTATTTTTGTTCGCTCTATCTCTGGTTCTTACTCCGCTGTTGTTGGTCTACCGTTATATGAAACGGCGCAACTATTGTCTCAA
- the mreC gene encoding rod shape-determining protein MreC: MLVILSIVMIVADVRYSTFSQVRPYLTLLVTPIQVVVNTPQKVLNWSGEHLASREGLVSENQSLQSEILLLRSRQQRLDSLQAENVRLRELLDASQRVDEKIVMAEVIGFDQNAYSHKLMIDKGFSSGAYVGQPVLDATGVLGQVVETAAYSSRVLLIADASHFVPVQLSRTGFRGILRGTGSLKVMELMSVPRSVDIKKGDILTTSGLDKRFPSGYPVGVVRSVKYTQGKAYADVDVVPLAQLGRSRHVMLIDKPKAER, from the coding sequence GTGTTGGTTATTTTGTCTATAGTGATGATTGTTGCTGATGTTCGTTATTCTACTTTTTCGCAGGTGAGACCTTATTTGACTCTGCTTGTGACACCTATACAAGTTGTAGTGAATACTCCTCAGAAAGTGCTTAATTGGTCTGGTGAACACCTTGCCAGCAGAGAGGGCTTAGTAAGTGAAAATCAGTCCTTGCAGTCTGAAATATTGCTTTTACGCAGTCGACAGCAGAGGCTGGATTCCCTTCAGGCAGAAAACGTTCGTTTACGTGAGTTGCTAGATGCTTCACAGAGAGTTGACGAAAAAATTGTCATGGCAGAAGTGATAGGCTTTGATCAAAATGCCTATAGTCATAAGCTTATGATAGATAAAGGTTTTTCTTCTGGAGCATACGTTGGTCAGCCTGTTTTGGATGCGACGGGCGTATTGGGTCAGGTGGTTGAAACTGCAGCGTATAGTAGCCGTGTATTACTTATCGCTGATGCTAGTCATTTTGTTCCTGTACAGCTCTCTCGAACAGGCTTTAGAGGGATCTTACGAGGAACGGGTAGCTTGAAAGTCATGGAGTTGATGAGTGTTCCTCGTTCTGTTGATATTAAAAAAGGCGACATATTAACAACGTCGGGCTTAGATAAACGCTTTCCAAGTGGATACCCTGTCGGGGTTGTGCGGAGCGTCAAGTATACTCAGGGTAAGGCTTATGCCGATGTCGATGTCGTTCCTTTGGCTCAGCTGGGGCGTAGTCGACACGTTATGCTTATTGATAAGCCCAAGGCTGAGCGATAA
- the gatA gene encoding Asp-tRNA(Asn)/Glu-tRNA(Gln) amidotransferase subunit GatA codes for MFEQSISTLAQKLRNKDISSVELTRHFLARIAKLDPQLNSFITVSEQRALEQAAAADALLQSGKGTSLTGIPVAHKDLFCTEGTLTTCGSKMLHNFIPPYESTVTSRIQQAGAVMLGKTNMDEFAMGSSNENSFYGAVKNPWNLDMVPGGSSGGSAAAVAAGLVLATTGTDTGGSIRQPASFCGITGLKPTYGRVSRFGMIAYASSLDQAGPMAKSAEDCAHLMQAMSGFDEKDSTSSETPTDDYLVNINAPLAGLKIGLPKEYFGEGLDSNVADTIMVAVKEFEKLGATIKEISLPNLQLSIPSYYVIAPSEASSNLSRFDGVRFGHRCDDPKDLLDMYTRSRAEGFGTEVQKRIMVGTYALSEGYYDAYYLKAQKIRRLIKEDFVKALSDVDVIMGPVAPTTAFGLGSKTNDPIAMYLEDIYTLSVNLAGIPAMSIPAGFVNGMPVGLQVMGNYFAEAKLLNIAHQYQQNTGWHLQTPTMAKGA; via the coding sequence ATGTTCGAACAAAGCATCTCAACATTAGCGCAAAAATTGCGTAACAAAGATATTTCAAGCGTTGAGCTCACTCGCCATTTTCTAGCGCGCATAGCCAAACTTGACCCACAACTAAACAGCTTCATTACCGTAAGCGAGCAGCGAGCACTAGAACAAGCCGCCGCCGCGGATGCTCTTCTACAAAGCGGAAAAGGCACCAGCTTGACAGGCATCCCTGTCGCACACAAAGATCTATTTTGCACAGAAGGCACACTCACTACATGTGGTTCTAAAATGCTGCATAATTTTATTCCGCCTTATGAGTCAACCGTTACCAGCCGTATTCAGCAAGCTGGCGCCGTTATGCTGGGTAAAACCAACATGGACGAATTTGCCATGGGTTCCTCTAACGAAAATAGCTTTTACGGTGCCGTTAAAAACCCCTGGAACTTAGACATGGTTCCAGGCGGCTCTTCTGGTGGCTCTGCCGCAGCCGTTGCCGCAGGTCTTGTATTGGCCACTACTGGCACAGACACGGGTGGATCCATTCGCCAACCCGCCTCTTTCTGCGGTATCACAGGACTTAAGCCCACTTATGGTCGTGTTTCTCGTTTCGGAATGATCGCTTACGCATCAAGCCTTGACCAAGCCGGCCCAATGGCAAAAAGCGCCGAAGACTGTGCACATTTAATGCAGGCCATGAGCGGTTTTGACGAAAAAGATTCAACGTCTTCTGAAACACCTACAGACGACTATTTAGTCAACATAAACGCACCATTAGCAGGCTTAAAAATAGGTTTGCCAAAAGAATATTTCGGAGAAGGTCTCGACTCTAACGTCGCTGACACCATTATGGTCGCAGTGAAAGAATTCGAAAAGCTGGGCGCAACAATAAAAGAAATTTCATTACCAAACTTACAACTCAGCATACCATCTTACTATGTAATCGCGCCCTCTGAAGCCTCATCAAACCTATCTCGTTTTGATGGCGTTCGATTTGGCCACCGCTGTGACGATCCAAAAGACCTACTCGATATGTACACCCGCTCGCGTGCGGAAGGCTTCGGCACTGAAGTCCAAAAGCGTATAATGGTCGGCACCTACGCCTTATCAGAAGGTTACTACGACGCCTACTACTTAAAAGCGCAAAAAATACGCCGCTTGATCAAAGAAGATTTCGTAAAAGCACTAAGCGACGTCGATGTCATCATGGGTCCTGTTGCACCAACAACCGCATTTGGACTTGGCAGCAAAACCAACGACCCTATCGCCATGTACCTAGAAGACATTTACACACTGTCCGTGAACCTTGCCGGCATTCCAGCTATGTCTATACCAGCAGGGTTTGTGAATGGCATGCCGGTCGGCCTTCAAGTAATGGGCAACTATTTCGCCGAAGCCAAGCTACTTAACATAGCACATCAGTACCAGCAAAATACTGGCTGGCACCTTCAAACACCGACCATGGCAAAAGGAGCATAA
- the gatC gene encoding Asp-tRNA(Asn)/Glu-tRNA(Gln) amidotransferase subunit GatC: MSIDKQDVQKIAHLARLALTEEDADQYQHSLSSVLSLVEQMQSVNTDGIEPLSNPLEMTQRLREDKVTEENRRDAFLANAPQTEAGLFLVPKVID, translated from the coding sequence ATGTCCATAGACAAACAAGACGTGCAAAAGATTGCACACTTGGCACGCCTCGCTCTCACAGAGGAAGACGCCGATCAATATCAACATTCGCTATCCAGCGTGTTATCGCTTGTTGAACAAATGCAATCTGTTAATACCGATGGCATTGAACCACTTTCGAATCCGCTTGAAATGACTCAAAGACTAAGAGAAGACAAAGTCACAGAAGAAAACCGCCGTGACGCATTCCTAGCGAACGCGCCACAGACCGAAGCTGGTCTTTTCCTAGTACCAAAAGTGATTGATTAA